The Desulfovibrio fairfieldensis sequence AGCCAGGTCTTCATGACCGGCCATCTGGAATACGATCGGGGCACCCTGGACGCCGAATACCGGCGGGATCTGGGCAAGGGCCTGGACCCCGTGGTGCCCAGGCACTACTATCCCGGCGACAATCCCTCGGCCATGCCGTTGATGACCTGGCGGGCGCACGCCCACCTGTTTTTCAGCAACTGGCTCAATTATTATGTATATCAGGAAACCCCGTTCAGCCTCACGGCCATTTCCAGAAGCCGTGAGACACGGGCGGAATAACCGGCCGGAGCCTCTGTCCGACCAGCGAGGTGCGCATGCGTTTTTCCACCAGAACCCGTTACGGTTTACGTTTTTTGCTGCGGCTGGCGGCCCAGCCCAAGGACAGTCTGCTGCAGCTGGGTCAAGTGGCCCGCGAGGAGAACATCTCCTCGGGCTATCTGGAGCAGATTGTCCGGGCCCTGAAGCCTCTGGGCATCCTGCGGGCCGTGCGCGGCTCGGGCGGAGGCTACGCCCTGGCTAAAGATCCGTCTGAAATCAATATGGAAGATGTCTTTCTGCACCTGGAGGGCGAGATCGCGCCGGTGCGCTGCCTGACCAAGGGGCGGTGCTGCCAGCGTGAGCAGCAATGTTCCACGCGTGGCTTCTGGAAAGAACTGGACGGCCACATCCGCGGATTCTTGCAGCAGCACACTCTCCGGGAAATCATAGAATCTGAAAAGCATTCCGCTTCAGGAGGCAATTATGTGGAATTATAGCGAAGCCGTGCATGATCATTTTCTGCACCCGCACAACGCGGGCCCCCTGACCGACGCCAACGCCGTGGGCGAGGTGGGCAGCCTGGCCTGCGGCGACGCGCTCAAGCTCTATCTGAAAATCAATGACCAGGGCGTCATCGAGGACGCCGGTTTTGAAACTTTCGGCTGCGCCAGCGCCATCGCCTCCAGCTCCGTGCTCACGGACATGATCAAGGGCATGACGGTGGACGAGGCGCTCAAGCTGACCAACAAGGACATCGCCAATGCCCTGGGCGGCCTGCCCAAGCAGAAGATGCACTGTTCGGTCATGGGCCAGGAAGCCCTTGAGGCGGCCATCCGCCAGTGGAAGGGCGAGCCGCCCGTGCCCCACGCCCATGAAGAGGGCAAGCTGGTCTGCAAGTGCTTCGGCGTCACGGACGCCCAGATCATCCGCGCCATCCGCGAGAACAATCTGAAGACCGTGGAGGAAATCACCAACTATACCAAGGCCGGGGGCGCCTGTGGCGAATGCCTGGACGAGATCGCCGAAATTCTCGCCACCGAGCTCAAGCAGAAGCCTCTGGCCGAACTCAAGCCCAAGCCGCGCATGACCAACGTGCAGCGCATGCAGCAGGTGCTTAAGACCATTGACGAGGAAATCCGGCCCCAGCTCGCGGCCGACGGCGGCGACATCGAGCTGGTGGACGTAGACGGCAAGCGGGTGACCGTTTCCCTGCGCGGGCGCTGCTCGCACTGCCGCTCCAGCGAGGTGACCATCCGTAATCTGGTGGAGCGTCTGCTGCGCGAGCATGTGGAACCCGACATCGTGGTAGAGGAGGCTTAAGCCATGAAGACCATCTATCTCGACAACAACGCCACCACGGCCGTGGCCCCGGAAGTGCTCGCGGCCATGCTGCCCTATCTGGGCGAACTCTACGGCAACCCTTCCAGCATGCACAGCTTCGGCGGCCAGGTGGGCGAAGCCGTGGACACGGCCCGCGAACGCATCGCCGCCCTGCTGGGGGCCGGTCCGGATGAAATCATTTTCACCTCCTGCGGCTCGGAGAGCGACAATACGGCCATCTGGTCCGCCCTCCAGACCCAGCCGGAAAAGCGCCACCTGATCACAACACGGGTGGAGCATCCGGCGGTGCTCAATGTGGTCCAGTACTGGGAGCGCCAGGGCTATCACGTGACCCTGCTCGGCGTGGACGGCAAGGGCCGCCTGGACCTGGACGAATACGCCGCCGCCCTGTCCGACGACACGGCCCTGGTGTCCATCATGTTCGCCAACAACGAGGTGGGCGACATCTACCCCATCCAGGCCATGGCCGAAATGGCCAAGGAACGGGGCATACTCTTCCACACCGATGCGGTACAAGCCGTGGGCAAAACCCCCATCGACCTCAGGCATCTGCCGGTGGACATGCTCTCCCTGTCCGGGCACAAAATCCACGCGCCCAAAGGCATCGGCGTGCTCTACGTGCGCAAGGGCGTGCGCTTCAGACCGTTTCTGCGCGGCGGCCATCAGGAACGGGGCCGCCGGGCGGGCACGGAAAACGTGCCCTACATTGTGGGTCTGGGCATGGCGGCCCAACTCTCCAGCGACCATATGCAGGAAGAGCGCGTCAATGTGGCCCGGCTGCGGGACAAGCTGGAAAACGGCCTGCTGGAGCGCATCCCCGACTGCATGGTCAACGGCGATGTGGAAAACCGCCTGCCCAACACCAGCAATATCGCCTTCAAAAATGTGGAAGGCGAGGCCATCCTGCTGATGCTCGACCGTCTGGGCATCTGCGCCAGCTCCGGTTCGGCCTGCACCTCGGGCAGCCTGGAGCCGTCGCATGTGCTCAGAGCCATGGGCGTGCCCTTCAACTACGCCCACGGTTCGGTGCGTCTCTCCCTCTCCCGCTACACCACGGAAGAGGATGTGGATTACGTGATTGAAAACTTCCCCGGCGTCATTGAAACCTTGCGGGCGATTTCCCCCTTCAAGAACTGATCCGTAATGCGGCACAACGCCGGAGGGCATGCCCTCCGGCGTTTTCATATGCCTCCCGCCGGACAGACGGTGAAAACGCCCGGCGGCGGGCCATGGCTTACAAAAAAGTGTGCATTACATAAAAACGGCGTACCCGCTTGCCTCCCGAACCACTATGATTTAGTTTTGCTCAGCCCTTCAGGATATTCTTCCGGTGGGGGCAACAGCGTGAGGCTTTATGCGGACGATCCGTCTTTTTGATTTGCTCAGAGGCTTTTCCACCGCGCTGGACATGGTGACGCCGGCTCTGGCCGGACATCACGCGCGCGTGGCCTATCTGAGCCTGCGCATGGCGGAAAAACTGGGCTACAGCCGACGCAGGCGCAGCCAGCTGCTGACCGCGGCCATCCTCCACGATATCGGCACCGTGCCCCTGAAAACGGAAACCAGGGATCTGGTTTTTGAAATCAACGAGGGCCCCCACTCCCGTGCGGGCTGGGCTTTCTGCAAAACAGCGGGACTGCCGGAGGCCATCCATACCCTGGTCCTCCACCACCATACCCCTTGGAGCACGGCCCGCGCATGCGGCGGGGACGCCCGTCTGGGCAATCTCATCCATCTGGCCGACAGGCTGGACATTGCCCTGCGCGCGCAGAAAAATACGGATTTCACCGCCGTGGCCGAGCATCTTTCCCGCCAGAGCGGCAAGTTCGCTCCACGCTATCTGGAGGCCCTGCGCGCTTTGGCCGAAGACCGGGAGTTCGTGGAACAGGCCGGCCATGCGGAAGCCATGCTCCAACATTTGGGCGAAATCGCCCCCACAGAATGCCTGGGGCCACGAAAATTGCTGAAGGTCTGCGGACTGTTTTCCCTGATCGTCGACTCCAAAAGTCCGTTCACGGCCACCCATTCCAGCGGCGTGGCCTATACGGCCCGTGCCTTGCTGCAGCGCAGCGGCCTGGCAAGCGCAGAGGAATATACCACCATTTTTGTGGCCGGTCTGCTGCACGATATCGGCAAACTGGCCGTGCCCACGGAAATCCTGGAAAAACCCGCTGCCCTCACCCCCGAGGAATTCGCCGTCATTCAGCGTCATGCCGGAGTCGGCCTGGATCTGCTGGGCAGCGTGCCCGGCTTTGCCTGCATCCGGACCTGGGGCGGCCTGCACCACGAGCGGCCCGACGGTTCGGGCTATCCCCTGGGCCTCAGCGGACGGCAACTCCCCCTGCCCGCACGGATCATGGCCGTGGCCGACGTGTTCACCGCCCTGACTGAGGACAGGCCCTACCGCAAAGGCATGCAGATCGACGATACCCTGACGGTCATGCGGGACATGGCCGGTCGGAGTGCCCTGGACGCCGACGTGGTGCGTCTGCTGGCCGACGACGTGGCCCGGATCAATCGGGCCCGCCTTGACGGGCAGCGTAAGGCCGCTGAAAATTTTCAGCAACTGCGCGCCCTGTGCCGCAAGCCGGAAGAAACCGGCCCCGAGGGCGAAGCGCCCGTCCACGACGGCGAGCCTTACGGACACAGAGCATTTTGATACTGTCAAAATATTCCGCGCACGCTTGCTTGGCCGTCAAGGAACAATTTCAAGCGCGACAGGCTCTAGGGGCTGTTATGCGCAAGGCAGGATATAACGATGCGTACCACTCTCTTTCTGCTGCTGGCCTGTGGACTGCTGGCGGGTGCGGCCACGGCTCTGGCCCCCGCCGCGCCCCTGGACTGGATATTGCCGGTTCTGGCCCTGCTGCCGGGCGGCTGCGGCCTGATTCTGCTCTACCGGGCGGTATTCGCCCCGGCAAAGGCGCTGGAACGGGATCTGCGCGGCCTGAAGGAGACCGCCGCCCTGCCCTGCGACGCGGCCTACGGCCTGCTGCGCCCAGTGGCGGACGCGGCGGCCGGACATGCGGAGCTGTTGCGGCGCGAACTGGCCCAGGCCCGGTGGGACGCCGAGGAGGCGACCCAGTCGTTGGAGGAGTGGCGCGAAAAATACAAGCTGATACAGGCTGGTCAGCAGCTGATCCGCGAGAACTTGGCGGCAAGCGCCACGCGCATCCACATACTTTCCGATGAATTATCCCGCTTGTTGCCTTCCCTGGCCGAGTCCGGTCCCGGCGCGGCTCCGGCCGGTGAGGAAGCGCTCTCGCGCCGCGCGCGCGGCGCGGATGCGCTCATCACGCAATTTCTGAAAAAATTCAACAGTGATCTGGATTTTCTCAATGCCTGTCTGGCGCAGGTGGAAAAATTCACCGACATGGCGCAGACAGAACAGCCGGCGGTGTTCCGGCCCAGCGGCGACGCCATTGTGACTTGGTCCGACAGTCTGTCCACGGGCGTACCGGCCGTGGACGGGCAGCACAAACTTTTGCTTTCCTACATCAACAAGCTGCACCGGGCCATCCGGGACGGCAGGGATGAAAAGACCCTGCTGGAAGTGCTGGACGCTCTGGCGGGCTATGCCTTCACCCACTTCAATACAGAGGAAATCTTCTTCAGCCACTCCGACTACCCGGATGTGGAGAAGCATATCCGCGTGCACGACCAGTTCAAGGCCAAAGTGGTGGAATTCCGCGACGCGGTTTCAGACGGCAAGGCCAATGTGGATACGGAAGTGCTGGACTTTCTGAAAAACTGGCTCATTGAGCACATTCAGGGCATGGATGTCGCCTTTGCCCCCTATCTTGCCAAAGCGTCGGGCGACGGCCGGGGGTGATCCCGGCCGTGCCGGATTCATTCTGGAACAGATTCACGGTGAAATTGCTCTAGGGTCTGTTAAGACTATAGAATTTTTGTTCGCCTGCAAGGAAGATAAACCTGCTTTGAGGGAGTGTACTCTTCTGGTACTCGACCGAAAAAGCAGGTGAAATCTGACGCGGCAGGAGGGCAAAAAGGCATAGCGTTAACAGGCCCTAAGCGATTCCGCAGCAATCCTTGTCGCGCGGCGGAAAAGAACGGCCCCCAAAAACCAAAGTCTCGACGCGCCGGAATCGATCCGGTTCAGGCCGCATCTGTTGCATGCTTTCCGGCGGCGCGCGCCAGCTGACGCCGCTGCTCCCTGTCCAGCAGGCGTTGGTTGGAACTGCCCCGGAAGGGCAGATCCAGATCCCGCAGAGCTTCCAGATACGGCCCGTCAATGAGCAGATCGGTCAGCTCCAGCAGGCGGGCTATTTCCGAAGCGTCTCCGCGTTCCGCCCGCGCCAGCAAAGATTCATAGGTATAGCCGGTGTACGTGACCACATCCCCGCCCCGCGCGCGGACCCTCTCGGCCACGGCGCAGAGCGCCGCGGCCTGGAGAAAGGGTTCGCCGCCGGAAAAGGTAACTCCGGCCAGCAACGGATTTTCGTCATACACAGCGAGGAGTTCGTCCACGTCGCGGATGAAACCGCCCTCCAGGCTGTGCGTTTCCGGATTGTGGCAGCCCTTGCAGCCGTGCGGACAGCCTTGGGTAAAGAGCACGAAGCGCAGGCCCGGACCGTCCACAATGGATTCTTCGACAATGCCGGACAGACGCAAAGACGGGCGCAGATACGGGCGCGATTCACTGTCCGACTGCAATCCCGCCCGCGCGCGGGCCGCAGCGGGCGACGCGGACGCGGTCCGCTCAGGCATGGCGGACCCGGTCATGCTCCTCGGCTCGCTTGGCATTGTTGAAGCGGTCCAGGGTGCCCACCAGATAGCCGGTGATCCGGCGGATGCGCTCAAAGCCCATGCCCTGGCCCACCATCTTCTGTTTCGTTTTCGTTTCCTCAAACAAGCGCGATTCCATCAGCATTGCCGCAATCTCCTTTCTGGTTCTGAAAGTTGTAAAAAATTTCCCACCGGTTCGGGAACCGGAGTTCAATAACGCGGATCAACTTTGAGAAGTTACATTCTCAGAGTGTCAGAGACGCCCGCTTCGGCGCTTAACGGCGCAAGTGAATCGCGCCCTCGCCTTCGCAGCCGCCAGAGCAATTTCAAGTTGAAATTGCTCCACTATGATATTCCACCTCGACCGTTCATTCCCACTTGGGCATCAGGGGGTATTTTCTGCGGAGTTCCCGCAGCGCCTCCAGACTGATCCCCTCGCCCTCGCGGCGGCCGCAACGCGGGCAGACGTCGTTGATGACGCCCGTGTAGCCGCAGACCGGATCGCGGTCCAGGGGATGGTTGATGGAGCCGTAGCCCACGCCCTGATCATGCATGTAGCGGATGATGCGCTCAAAGGCCTCGAGATTTTTGCAGGTATCCCCGTCCAGCTCCACATAGGTGATGTGCCCGGCGTTGGTCATGGCGTGGTAGGGAGCTTCCAGCTGGATCTTCCTGAAGGCCTTGATGGGATAGTAAACCGGCACATGGAAGGAATTAGTGTAATAATCGCGGTCCGTGACGCCGGGAATACTGCCGTAGCGCTCCCGGTCCAGGGACACGAAACGCCCGCTCAAGCTTTCCGCCGGGGTGGCGATGAGCGTGAAGTTCAGGCCGGTCTTTTCCGCTTCCTCGTCAGCGCGACGGCGCATATGCCCGATGATTTCCAGGCCCAGCTTCTGGGCCTCCTCGCTTTCGCCGTGATGCGCGCCCACCAAGGCCTTGAGGGCCTCGGCCAGACCGATGAAGCCGATGGTCAGGGTGCCGTGCTTGAGCACTTCCCCTATGCCGTCGTCCCAGTCCAGCTTGCCGGAATCCAGCCAGATGCCGTTGCCCATAAGGAAGGGATAGTTGCGCACCTTTTTGGCGCTCTGGATCTTGAGCCGGTGCAGCAACTGCCGGAAGACCAGATCGATCTTCTCATCCAGCAGGGCGTAAAACTTTTCCGGATCATTACGGGCTTCCAGGCCCAGGCGCGGCAGGTTCACGGAGGTGAAGCTCAGATTGCCGCGTCCGCAGGTCACCTGGCGCTCCGGATCATACACATTGCCCAGCACACGCGTGCGGCAACCCATATAGGCCACTTCGCTGTCGTAATAACCGTCCCTGTAGTACTGGAGGTTGAAGGGGGCGTCAAGAAAGCTGAAATTGGGGAAAAGGCGTTTAGCCGAGGTTTCCATGGCCAGTTTGAACAAATCGTAGTTGGGGTCCTCGGGATTGTAGTTGACCCCTTCCTTGACCTTGAAAATCTGCACCGGGAAAATGGAAGTCTCGCCGTTGCCCAGACCGGCCTGGGTGGCCAGGAGCAGGTTTTTCATGACCATCCGGCCCTCGGCGGAGACGTCCGTGCCGTAGTTGATGGAGCTGAACGGCACCTGGGCCCCGGCCCGGGAATTCATGGTATTCAGGTTGTGGATCAGGGCCTCCATGGCCTGGTACACGCGCCGGTCCGTATTGGCCAGAGCTTCGTCCACGGCATAGGCGTGGGCGCGTTCCGCCAGTTCTTTCCACTGTTCGGGAGCGGCTTCGGTCAGCGCGCGGCCCAGAGCATCGGCTCCGGCCATGCTCGGGCGCACGCCCACGGCATCCAGCAGTTTCCCGGCCAGTTCCTCCGCGGCGGCCGCGTCCAGGCCCCCGGCAATGCGCAGGCAGGCGCAGAAGGCCTTGCGGTATTCCTTGGCATAGGTCTTGATCACGCCCTCGGCCATGGCATAGTCAAAGTGCGGCACGCTCTGGCCGCCGTGCATTTCATTCTGGTTGGCCTGAATGGCTATGCAGGCCAGGGCCGAATAGCTTTCAATGGAATTGGGCTCACGCAGATAGCCGTGCCCGGTGGAGAAACCGTTTTTGAACAGCGGGATCAGATTGATCTGGCAGCAGGTTTCGGTGAGCATGTAGAAATCTTTGTCATGAATATGGATATCGCCGTTAAGATGCGCGGCCGAGGCGTCCTTGGGCAGGATATAATTGTCGATGAAGAATTTGGAGCCCTCGGAACCGTACTTGAGCATGGTGCCCATGGCCGTGTCGCCGTCAATATTGGCGTTCTCCCGCTTGATGTCCTCCCGGATGGCCGGGGAGTACGTCAGCTTTTTGTAGATATCCATCAGATAGGATTCCGCGTTGCGGATCTTGGCGTGCTCCGCGCGGTAGAGAATATAGGCCTTGGCGGTTTTGGCGTAATCGTACTGGATCAGCGTTTCTTCCACCACGTCCTGAATTTCTTCCACATGGCGGAGGCTGCGCTCATCCAGCTTTCTGCAGACTTTCTCGGTGACGAAAAGCAGGTCCGTGGGCGACATGTCCTCGCCGCCCACAGCCTGGTTGGCTTTGGTGATGGCGTTGAGAATCTTGACCGAATCAAAGGGCACGGACGCGCCGTCCCGTTTCATAATACTGGCGGGCATGAAAAACTCCAGGCATGGAGGGGCTGTATGGAATAAAAAACCTCCGCCCGCAACACAGGCGGAGGAGGAAACGCATTTATCCTCACTGCAAGACCTGACGGCAAAAGCCCCGTTGCCGACGGTCCGTCCTCAAAGACGATGAATGAAAGCAGGTCTTCCGGCTTGCCGGCTCGCTTTTCGGCCTTCCCGGAGCGAATCCAGTGGCGCGCAAGGAAAAGCGGCATCAGTTCGGCGCACGGCGGCGGGTCCGCTCCCGATTTGAACGGGATTCCCTATTAAGCCCCGAAGGGCGCTTCCGTATCTCTAGAGATAGTCAAAACAGCCCCTTTCTGTCAATCAGAGGCGCGAAAAAAGGCTTCCTTGCTTCGTAACAACATACTGAATTTAAAAGATAAATTTTAAGGATACGGCCCTACGGCGACGACCGTCAGCCCTCCGGCCACAGTGCCGGGCCGCCATGCCCTCCAAAAGGTAGAGCCGGATGGTTTCATCGCCGACGATGCCGGGCGGGAGCATCTTGCCGCCCCCGCCGGTTCACCGCGCCGGGGCGGCCTGACTTTCGGCTCCTCTCCCTGACGGGCCGCCGAGCCGCGCCGTGATCCAGAGGTCCAGACCGGGCACGCCCTCCTCGCCCACCGGCTGCCAGTCCAGCACGGCATCCCGCCGCGCTGCGGACAGATAGCGCACAAAACGCAAATGCAGGTTCAGAGCGCTGTCCTTTTTATTCCGACCGACAATCACGCTGTGGGCAGCCAGAAAAAACTTGCGGGACTCCCCTTCCGGGCCGTTGCAGTCCAGATAGAGCAGGCAGAGCGTATTCTGATCAATATCAATGTCGTTGAGCAGATCGTAATCGACCAGCCGCACGAACGCACCACCGGCGGAGACGTCGATCAGGCGTATTTTCCGTTCCAGATCCTGGCTGTAACGGCTCATATAGATCTGCACCTGGCCGCGCTGCTCCGGCAACATGGGCGCGAACCAGAAGCGGAATTTTTTGAGCATGTCCGGCCCCAGGCGCAGCCGTTCGTGCCGACGCAACTCCCGCCATAAGGAACGGAAAGGCGTCTTGAGAGTGATCTCGGTCAGGGCGTTTCCGGCGTCGCGCCGCACATCCTGCACGCGGCAGTTGCAATAAAAACCGTGCCGCGCGACGGCAGCCTTACCGCTCTCTTCCTGCCCGTCCCTTGCCTCTTCCGGATTCGCCTCGATATCCGGCTTGAAATAGATGCGGCACTCTCCGCCCTTCAGTTCAGCGGGAATCAGGGGCTCCGCCGTGGACAGGACCGTGATGTCGCGGGCGGTAAAGGTTACGGTGCAGAGCAGAGGTCCCGCTTCGCGCGGACGGCCGTCAAAGGTGAGTTGGACCGGAAGGGCCCGGTCACGGGCGTATTCCAGGGCGGTTGCGATATTCGGACGCCAGAGGCAGAGGGGCATTACGCGGATCTCCTGTCATCACCAAGGATGCATGCCATGTCCTTTGGCACAGAGCAAGCTGGGGAATTGCCATTCTCAAAGCCGGCGCTGCCCTCAGTCGGCTGCTGTTGTTATTCGCAGCAATGCTGTCCTCGTCTGTCGCGTTGCGGCTACAGCCAGGCTTCGCCATGAACGGTTCAGGCAAGCCCCGGCGGCAATAGCTGACGCCCGGTGGGACTGAGGTTCAGCCTTTTGCCTCAGGCGCGGGCGGCCACGCGAGTGAGCGCCGGAGCAGGGAATCTTTCAACGTTAACCTACCCTATTTCCCAAGGATTTTTCATGGATAGCTCACGCGGACGCGTTCTGTAAAGTCACAACAGCGCCCCGTCCCGGTCGAACTTGACCGTGACGGGGCGCTGTTCAGACAAAACCTGCGAACGCCGGGGATATTCTAAGCAGATTAACTTTGAGAATTGACATTCTCAAAGTTTTTAAGCCGCTCGCTCTGCTCTCGATGTCCGTACGGCGGCATAGCCGCCAACGGCTGACGCTCGTGGCGAGCGCCTGCTTACGCAGCCGCCAGAGCAATTTCAAAGTGAAATAGCTCTAGGTTGGAAGTTTCATTCCCTGCCCAAGAAAGCGAATTCCGGCGCAGGACGCATGGTAAAGCATATTCGAACTTCGCATGGAACGGGCCTCGCGCAGGAGAGAATGAAAGCACGTTGGGAGCGGCTCCTACGGCAGCAGGGTTACCTCATAGGCATTGGCCGGTTCCAGATACTTGCGGGCCACGGCCTGCAAATCGGCCGGGGCCAGCGTAGCGGCCTTGTCCAGCAACTGCTTCTGGAAATCCTGGGGATAGTGCAGCACGGCGTCCGTGGCCGCCTCACCGGCGCGGTCCGCCAGGCTCTGCCTCTCGCGCAGGTATTCGCCCAGCAGGCGGTTGCTTCCGGCGGCCAACAGGGCCTTGGGCAGCGGCTTGGCCTTGATTTCGGCAATGATCCCGGCAAAGCCCCGCCGGGCCTGCTCCAGCTTGTCCGGCGTGGTGCCGATGTAAAAGGCCATGAAGCCCGTCTCCGGCATGCTGCGGTTGAAGGCGGTTACGGTATAGCCCAGGCCCTGCTCGTCGCGCAGGCTGGCAAACAGCAGGCCGCTCTGGCCCGAAAGCACGGATTGCAGCAGCATCAGGGCAGGCGCGTCCGGATGGGTGGGCGGCACGGTTTTGAAGATCTGCAGGAGATGGGCCTGATTACGGCCCGGCAGATTCAGGCTGAGCGCTCTGTCCTTGCCCCAGTCGGGCGCGGCCACGGCCAGGCCTTCCCCTTCCGGCGCGGGCAGGCCCTGGGCGAAGGCCAGCACGGCCTCGCGGTCAAAGCTGCCTGCCACGGAAAGCACCCACGGCTGGCCGGACTGACGGGCCCAGAAAGCCTGCACGTCTTTGCGGTCAAAGCCGTCCAGGCTCCGGGGCGTGCCCAGGCCGTCAAAACCATAGGGCTGTCCGCCGGGATAGAGGAAGGGATTCAGCTTGGAGAACATATAAGCCAGAGGATTGTCCGAGCGCTGGCGGATGGCGGATTTCATGTTATCCACCTCACGGCGCAGTTCCTTGGTTTCGAAACGCGGCTTGGCAAGCACATCGCCCAGCGCGCTGAAATACTCCGCGTTGAAGCGCGAGGGCCCGGTCAGGGAGATGCCGAAGGTCTGCAGACCCGCCTTGGCGGCAATGGAGGCCGCGCGTTCCGCGAAATAGCGCTCCACGCCCTGGGCATCCAGATTGCCGCTGCCGTCGGTGAGCAGGCGGGCGGTCAGATCCGCCAAGCCCTGCT is a genomic window containing:
- a CDS encoding HD domain-containing phosphohydrolase, producing MRTIRLFDLLRGFSTALDMVTPALAGHHARVAYLSLRMAEKLGYSRRRRSQLLTAAILHDIGTVPLKTETRDLVFEINEGPHSRAGWAFCKTAGLPEAIHTLVLHHHTPWSTARACGGDARLGNLIHLADRLDIALRAQKNTDFTAVAEHLSRQSGKFAPRYLEALRALAEDREFVEQAGHAEAMLQHLGEIAPTECLGPRKLLKVCGLFSLIVDSKSPFTATHSSGVAYTARALLQRSGLASAEEYTTIFVAGLLHDIGKLAVPTEILEKPAALTPEEFAVIQRHAGVGLDLLGSVPGFACIRTWGGLHHERPDGSGYPLGLSGRQLPLPARIMAVADVFTALTEDRPYRKGMQIDDTLTVMRDMAGRSALDADVVRLLADDVARINRARLDGQRKAAENFQQLRALCRKPEETGPEGEAPVHDGEPYGHRAF
- the nifS gene encoding cysteine desulfurase NifS; the protein is MKTIYLDNNATTAVAPEVLAAMLPYLGELYGNPSSMHSFGGQVGEAVDTARERIAALLGAGPDEIIFTSCGSESDNTAIWSALQTQPEKRHLITTRVEHPAVLNVVQYWERQGYHVTLLGVDGKGRLDLDEYAAALSDDTALVSIMFANNEVGDIYPIQAMAEMAKERGILFHTDAVQAVGKTPIDLRHLPVDMLSLSGHKIHAPKGIGVLYVRKGVRFRPFLRGGHQERGRRAGTENVPYIVGLGMAAQLSSDHMQEERVNVARLRDKLENGLLERIPDCMVNGDVENRLPNTSNIAFKNVEGEAILLMLDRLGICASSGSACTSGSLEPSHVLRAMGVPFNYAHGSVRLSLSRYTTEEDVDYVIENFPGVIETLRAISPFKN
- the nrdD gene encoding anaerobic ribonucleoside-triphosphate reductase gives rise to the protein MLMESRLFEETKTKQKMVGQGMGFERIRRITGYLVGTLDRFNNAKRAEEHDRVRHA
- a CDS encoding RrF2 family transcriptional regulator; translated protein: MRFSTRTRYGLRFLLRLAAQPKDSLLQLGQVAREENISSGYLEQIVRALKPLGILRAVRGSGGGYALAKDPSEINMEDVFLHLEGEIAPVRCLTKGRCCQREQQCSTRGFWKELDGHIRGFLQQHTLREIIESEKHSASGGNYVEL
- the nrdG gene encoding anaerobic ribonucleoside-triphosphate reductase activating protein, yielding MTGSAMPERTASASPAAARARAGLQSDSESRPYLRPSLRLSGIVEESIVDGPGLRFVLFTQGCPHGCKGCHNPETHSLEGGFIRDVDELLAVYDENPLLAGVTFSGGEPFLQAAALCAVAERVRARGGDVVTYTGYTYESLLARAERGDASEIARLLELTDLLIDGPYLEALRDLDLPFRGSSNQRLLDREQRRQLARAAGKHATDAA
- a CDS encoding anaerobic ribonucleoside triphosphate reductase — protein: MPASIMKRDGASVPFDSVKILNAITKANQAVGGEDMSPTDLLFVTEKVCRKLDERSLRHVEEIQDVVEETLIQYDYAKTAKAYILYRAEHAKIRNAESYLMDIYKKLTYSPAIREDIKRENANIDGDTAMGTMLKYGSEGSKFFIDNYILPKDASAAHLNGDIHIHDKDFYMLTETCCQINLIPLFKNGFSTGHGYLREPNSIESYSALACIAIQANQNEMHGGQSVPHFDYAMAEGVIKTYAKEYRKAFCACLRIAGGLDAAAAEELAGKLLDAVGVRPSMAGADALGRALTEAAPEQWKELAERAHAYAVDEALANTDRRVYQAMEALIHNLNTMNSRAGAQVPFSSINYGTDVSAEGRMVMKNLLLATQAGLGNGETSIFPVQIFKVKEGVNYNPEDPNYDLFKLAMETSAKRLFPNFSFLDAPFNLQYYRDGYYDSEVAYMGCRTRVLGNVYDPERQVTCGRGNLSFTSVNLPRLGLEARNDPEKFYALLDEKIDLVFRQLLHRLKIQSAKKVRNYPFLMGNGIWLDSGKLDWDDGIGEVLKHGTLTIGFIGLAEALKALVGAHHGESEEAQKLGLEIIGHMRRRADEEAEKTGLNFTLIATPAESLSGRFVSLDRERYGSIPGVTDRDYYTNSFHVPVYYPIKAFRKIQLEAPYHAMTNAGHITYVELDGDTCKNLEAFERIIRYMHDQGVGYGSINHPLDRDPVCGYTGVINDVCPRCGRREGEGISLEALRELRRKYPLMPKWE
- a CDS encoding bacteriohemerythrin codes for the protein MRTTLFLLLACGLLAGAATALAPAAPLDWILPVLALLPGGCGLILLYRAVFAPAKALERDLRGLKETAALPCDAAYGLLRPVADAAAGHAELLRRELAQARWDAEEATQSLEEWREKYKLIQAGQQLIRENLAASATRIHILSDELSRLLPSLAESGPGAAPAGEEALSRRARGADALITQFLKKFNSDLDFLNACLAQVEKFTDMAQTEQPAVFRPSGDAIVTWSDSLSTGVPAVDGQHKLLLSYINKLHRAIRDGRDEKTLLEVLDALAGYAFTHFNTEEIFFSHSDYPDVEKHIRVHDQFKAKVVEFRDAVSDGKANVDTEVLDFLKNWLIEHIQGMDVAFAPYLAKASGDGRG
- the nifU gene encoding Fe-S cluster assembly protein NifU, coding for MWNYSEAVHDHFLHPHNAGPLTDANAVGEVGSLACGDALKLYLKINDQGVIEDAGFETFGCASAIASSSVLTDMIKGMTVDEALKLTNKDIANALGGLPKQKMHCSVMGQEALEAAIRQWKGEPPVPHAHEEGKLVCKCFGVTDAQIIRAIRENNLKTVEEITNYTKAGGACGECLDEIAEILATELKQKPLAELKPKPRMTNVQRMQQVLKTIDEEIRPQLAADGGDIELVDVDGKRVTVSLRGRCSHCRSSEVTIRNLVERLLREHVEPDIVVEEA